In Porites lutea chromosome 9, jaPorLute2.1, whole genome shotgun sequence, a single window of DNA contains:
- the LOC140948369 gene encoding uncharacterized protein: MAGIELGTSGKWCNFQQLVQHVFHCSNHECIIPLCVNTKLMMKHSQVCKKENCKICQEMNSLASKHSETCVDHSCRVPFCAEAKSTDQADFQIDLSDFLDAIIEDNTTRGPHNQSTNELDSTNGGFQTRSVSSVLNAPSINDELMQMFPPLSSAMSDRSRVAADPLPPGSVLFAKQNALLKMSPTLLDIGINECPSVAASETFNQSSSFKNPSLFSKSSSLKQQNGGPLQVSMTTKSRVATSRLSVQGLEDAGLQQKGFADRLSCSINLKSSEQEKVPQSQQRNRNRKKNHGDSIHQMSMGDHTKSLMACRNYSSITGREDDATSSQSILLKVRFMNSLNSMMQLILRTKTKRELLICLNSLRNALQESKRFRIRSKNHKRTLLKS; the protein is encoded by the coding sequence ATGGCAGGAATAGAATTAGGAACATCGGGAAAATGGTGCAATTTTCAGCAGTTAGTGCAACATGTATTTCACTGCTCCAATCACGAGTGCATAATTCCGCTTTGTGTCAACACCAAACTTATGATGAAACATTCTCAAGTctgcaagaaagaaaactgcaaaatttgtcAGGAGATGAACTCCCTTGCTTCGAAGCACTCAGAGACTTGTGTAGACCACAGCTGTCGCGTACCCTTTTGCGCCGAAGCAAAATCGACTGATCAGGCCGACTTCCAAATTGATCTGAGCGATTTCTTAGATGCCATAATTGAAGACAATACGACCAGAGGTCCACATAACCAAAGTACCAACGAGTTGGACAGCACTAACGGTGGTTTTCAAACCAGATCAGTTTCTTCTGTATTAAATGCACCCTCAATCAATGATGAATTAATGCAAATGTTTCCACCTCTGTCTAGCGCCATGTCCGATCGTTCACGCGTGGCTGCCGACCCTCTACCACCCGGCTCAGTCTTGTTCGCAAAGCAGAATGCACTACTGAAAATGTCCCCAACATTGTTAGATATCGGTATCAACGAGTGTCCAAGTGTGGCTGCGAGTGAAACTTTTAATCAATCTTCTTCATTTAAAAATCCTTCACTATTTTCAAAGTCTTCGAGTCTTAAGCAACAGAATGGTGGGCCTCTTCAGGTTTCCATGACAACAAAAAGTCGAGTGGCGACCAGTCGTCTGTCGGTACAAGGGCTAGAAGATGCAGGTCTACAACAAAAAGGTTTTGCTGATCGTCTAAGTTGTTCAATCAACCTCAAAAGCTCTGAGCAAGAAAAAGTCCCTCAGAGCCAGCAAAGAAAccgaaacaggaaaaaaaaccaCGGGGACTCGATACATCAGATGAGTATGGGTGATCATACGAAATCCCTCATGGCCTGCCGCAACTACAGCAGCATTACGGGAAGAGAAGACGACGCCACCAGTAGTCAAAGTATTTTACTGAAAGTGCGCTTTATGAACTCGCTCAATAGTATGATGCAACTTATACTAAGGACGAAAACGAAGAGGGAATTGTTGATATGTCTCAATTCATTGAGAAACGCTCTGCAAGAAAGCAAAAGGTTTCGTATTCGATCTAAAAACCATAAAAGGACGCTTCTGAAATCATAA